The genomic segment caggttaaaaatgacaaggaatttgtctactggAATCTCGAACagaacacgccagttttgctgtctccgtCCAGAtatttaatagtcatagtcatacttattgatcccgggggaaattggttttcgttacagttgcaccatacagTGGAAGAAGTGGAACAAggcattcactcaatcatccctcCTGCTCAGATGATGGGGAGTGATTCTCTGGATCATCAGACCGATTGGCattcccgtcattttacacagaggGGAATCCATTCATCTGATCAtactgtgggaatggattcaatcggtcatctcaactgaaggtacatcagcaagttcacactggacaaggccattcacctgttctgtgtgtgagaaaggattcagtcggtctttccatctgtggacacaccagtcagttcaccctGGGCAGGGGCTGGTCATCGGCTGAACTTGTTGGGAagaattcactcgatcatctgacctaatgtctcaccagcgagttcacaccggggagcagccattcacttgctcggactgcgggaaggaattcacttgctcatctaaattgaaggtacatcagcgagttcacactggagagaggccattcatctgctcggaatgtgggaaaggattcactcaatcatacaatctgctgacacaccagcgagttcacactggggagagaccgttcacctgctcagactgcgggaagggattcacttgctcatctaaactgaaggtacatcagcgagttcacactggggagaggccattcatctgctcagactgtgggaagggattcacttggtcaaccGATCtgctgacacaccagtcagttcactctggggagagaccattcacctgctcagtctgtgggaagggattcacttgctcatctcaactgaaggtgcatcagcgagtacacactgggacaaggccattcccctgttctgtgtgtgagaagggattcagtcggtctttccatctgtggacacaccagtcagttcaaactgggcagaggctggtcatctgctgaacttGTTGGGAagaattcactcgatcatctgacctaatgtctcaccagcgagttcacaccggggagcagccgttcacctgctcggactgcgggaagggattcacttgctcatctaaactgaaggtacatcagcgagttcacactggggagaggccattcatctgctcagactgtgggaagggattcacttggtcaaccGATCTGCTGACACACCAGTTAGTTCActctggggagagaccgttcacctgctcagtctgtgggaagggattcactggatCATCTAAGCTGAAGTTGCATCaacgacttcacactggggagtggccgttcacctgctcagaatgtggaaggggattcactcggtcatcccaactgctggtacacaagtcagttcacactggtgagaggccgttcacctgctcagtctgtgggaagggattcactcagtcatctcaactgaaagtacatcagcgagttcacactggggagaggccgttcacctgctcagaatgtggaagGGGATTCACTGTGTCATCCGAACTGCTgatacacaagtcagttcacactgaggagaggccgttcacctgctcagtctgtgggaaaggattcacttgctcatctcaactgaaggtgcatcagcgagttcacactggagagaggccgttcacctgctcagactgtgggaagggattcactcggtcatcccaactgaaggtacatcagcgagttcacactggggagaggccgttcacctgctcagtctgtgggaagggattcactcagtcatctcaactgaaggtacatcagaaagttcacactggggagaggccgttcacctgctcagactgcgggaagggattccctCGGTCATCCAGCCTACTGGTACAcatgtcagttcacactggggagaagccgttcacctgttcagactgtgggaagggattcactcagtcatccagcctaCTGGTACAcatgtcagttcacactggggagaggccgttcacctgttcagactgtgggaagggattcactcagtcatctcaactgaaagtacatcagcgagttcacactggggagaggccattcatctgctcagactgtgggaagggattcacttggtcaaccGATCTGCTGACACACCAGTTAGTTCActctggggagagaccgttcacctgctcagtctgtgggaagggattcacttgctcatctcaactgaaggtgcatcagcgagttcacactggggaaaggccattcacctgctcagattgtgggaagggattcacatgctcatctcaactgaaggtgcatcagagagttcacactggggagaggccgttcacctgctcagtctgtgggaagggattcactggatcatcccaactgaaggtacatcagcgatttcacactggggagaagccgttcacctgctcagtctgtgggaagggattcactacaTCATCTGAACTGaaaatacatcagcgagttcacactggagagaggccgttcacctgctcagactgtgggaagggattcacatgctcatctcaactgaaggtgcatcagagagttcacactggggcgaggccgttcacctgcccagactgtgggaagggattcactggatCATCTAAGCTGAAGTTACATCaacgacttcacactggggagaggccgttcacctgctcagactgtgggaagggattcactcaggcatctgaactgaaagtacatcagcgagttcacactggggagaggccgttcacctgctcagaatgtggaaggggattcactcggtcatcccaactgctggtacacaagtcagttcacactggtgagaggccgttcacctgctcagtctgtgggaagggattcactcagtcatctcaactgaaagtacatcagcgagttcacactggggagaggccgttcacctgctcagaatgtggaagGGGATTCACTGTGTCATCCGAACTGCTgatacacaagtcagttcacactgaggagaggccgttcacctgctcagtctgtgggaaaggattcacttgctcatctcaactgaaggtgcatcagcgagttcacactggagagaggccgttcacctgctcagactgtgggaagggattcactcggtcatcccaactgaaggtacatcagcgagttcacactggggagaggccgttcacctgctcagtctgtgggaagggattcactcagtcatctcaactgaaggtacatcagaaagttcacactggggagaggccgttcacctgctcagactgcgggaagggattccctCGGTCATCCAGCCTACTGGTACAcatgtcagttcacactggggagaagccgttcacctgttcagactgtgggaagggattcactcagtcatccagcctaCTGGTACAcatgtcagttcacactggggagaggccgttcacctgttcagactgtgggaagggattcactcagtcatctcaactgaaagtacatcagcgagttcacactggggagaggccattcacctgttcagactgtgggaagggattcacacagtcatctcatctgaaggtacatcagagagtacacactggggagaggtcgttcacctgctctgtgtgtggggagggattcactcagtcatctcaactgaaggtacatcagaaagttcacactggggagaggccgttcacctgctcagactgtggggagggattcacttgctcattccacctacagagacatcagagagttcacactggggagaggccattcacctgctcagactgtgggaagggattcacttggtcatctcaactgcagagacaccagcaagttcacaatgggtagaggctgatcacctgctcagactgtgggaagagattctgtCAGCCGtgtcaaccaaatgtgcatcattgagttcacactggggagaggttgTTCACcggctgtgaatgtgggaagtgatTCACGCGGTCATCTAACCTTATCTAACTCGCTCTTCGGCTGACAGCGTAATATAGGGGctgatagccccccagcccggccCAACTtcagaaatctcgtttgggtggatgctgcatgatgtgtcccgttacaaatcagtaccctgtgtgacggggtcctgaattacccctatgaactgtgctcgattacccctattaactgtgcttttgaaaagagagagagagttatttaacatcgatagcttgttttgaaagagagagagacaaagactaactgtgggactgtcactttaaggcacgagaaaGAACTCGTTAACTTTAGGcattctgctgagttggagaaagcaccgagcagctcataaGTTGCAATTGTAACCGAAGGCGgtattatttaatggacacttgaTGTCATGATTTTTGGCAGGTTGTTGACACTTTCTTCAAGGATTTTTGCCTGCTTGGATTTCTTTCACAGGGAGAGGATGGAAGAGTTATTTGAATGATAGTTGttgctcagcacgggaagataaaataggaggaagatgatagacctcagacacatgtttggacactgaatgagcactgTTGTGCCCgtaggaaaagtgggttttggcaGATCAAGCAGGTGGATCGATCCGTcactcttgcagtggaaagaggaaaagggttgactggtggggagttgtccatgtgtccacccttgcctgggtgatagctccaccacagaaaaccggtcccctttgttaaagtcacagtcggtgacttttaaatgATTTcaaaggacaacgagaagatcaacggcatcagcttacctgaagactcaaatctctgcctccctctctctccatcactactcaactcaataccacaaactgaactgaactgaactttactcatcatcgtaagactgtatctttttacccctagacttaaagaagcttggtttttcatacatatatattccacacttacttttatgtaatcattactaacctgtttgatttatctacatttatattattgtattgcgtagttactaataaatattattagtttatagcaatactggacttcaaagtgttttccatctctgctggttctttattcccgtcacgggctACGTGTACAAAATTGGGGCTCATCCGGGATATGAACCCTGGACCTCTtgcaaaattggggcctgcatcaGTGTTATGAACAAAATTGGTTGGgaggcttgtttgaattgattggggaaaatcccgttttatttggttgtgtggaaatacagcagaaatggatgttagtattgaggatgagcttcagcttctgtTGGAAAAATTAAGAATGGAgcatgaattgaaattaaaacagctcgagaGAGGCTAGAAAGGCAGCAAGACGTAGACAAGAGGCAGTAAGACAGAGAGAAGGGtagaaaaacagagagaagaggcagaaagacagagacagccgAGATGGAGATATGGCAATGTGAAGATCACGTGGCAGACGACAAGCAGAAgcggttcgagctggaaaagatagggaagttgcagcaaagaggtttagtgtcggaccctgatgatttttacagctcagaagggcttgttttgtgtgatgaattGAAAAGTTGTGTTCTTGATGATGTAAGGGCATACCCTGATGCAGAGGATGCCGCTACCCTGCAGGGGTTTGATAAGAAAGCAGACAAAGaagttttaacccacgaggttgagtttacACCCAAAAAGAGtttgccagagaatagctgggaggttcggggtgaccttgaatttgaaactgggacaagtgatgacagcccagaagacGCAGCTGTCCCGATTTAATGTGTTCAGGTTGTGGAAGTACCTGTGAATTCACAGGGTTCTGAACCTTAtgttgaagctcagttaaaaTCTGAGGTGCCTGACTtggttgaaaaggaatgcagtttttgtgtgtcagatgatcttggttcagtgaataaggggttaaccttggtaccggtggaatgtgaggattctcagtTACTTGTATTAGACCGTGGTTTAAAGGCTGGTGAAGAAGTGGGTTCTGGTGAGGTCAGTGTTGCTGAAAAtaatgggaaaagtgctgttcctggacttttggataaagtgctggaaaagtttgggcaacacacatcaaagttgctggtgaacgcagcaggccaggcagcatctgtaggaagaggtgcagtcgacgtttcaggccgagacccttcgtcaggactaactgaaggaagagttagtaagagatttgaaagtgggagggggagggggagatccaaaatgataggagaagacaggagggggagggatggagccaagagctggacaggtgattggcaaaagggatacgaggctggagaaggcggagtatcatgggatggaaggccttggaagaaagaaaagggaaggggagcaccagaggaagatggagaacaggcaaggagtatttgtgatagggaaagagagaataaataaataaatagatagatagatagcaaaccacatcaaagttgctggtgaacgcagcaggccaggcagcatctgtaggaagaggtgcagtcgacgtttcaggccgacacccttcgtcaggactaactgaaggaagagagagtaagggatttgaaagtgggagggggagggggagatccaaaatgataggagaagacaggagggggagggatggagccaagagctggacaggtgattggcaaaagggatatgagaggatcatgggacaggaggtccaggaagaaagacaaggggggggagggggaatcatcaggttggaggcatgaacatcgacttctctaacttctgctaaggccccacctccccctcgtaccccatctgttacttatttttatgcacacattctttctctcactctcctttttctccctctgtccctctgaatatacctcttgcccatcctctgggttcccccccctgtctttcttcccggacctcctgtcccatgatcctctcgtatccccttttgccaatcacctgtccagctcttggctccatccctccccctcctgtcttctcctattattttggatctccccctccccctctcaaatcccttactctcccttccttcagttagtcctgacggagggtctcggcctgaaacgtcgattgtacctcttcctacagatgctgcctggcctgctgcgttcaccagcaactttgatgtgtgttgcttgaatttccagcatctgcagaactcctgttgtttgCGGAAAAGTTTGGATTGGTTGcgtgacctttgaccctgcttgcaggacaaaggcctgccGAGCAAGGATGTGCTACTCTGGAATTTTGTTTGGATACTTCAGCACCTGCAAGCTAATTCAGTGTAATGTTATGGAGATAAGTCGGAGAAATTTGATGAACGGATTGTTTGGTCTCTTCCATAATGTATACATGGTTCTCATAAGCCTGATGATGGTGCTGAGCTTAGTAAACAATGGAGACATGTTGACAGCTCTCCACGATAAGAGTGTTTCAGCAATTCAGCTGATGAGCAGAGCTGCTGTTGAGGCCTACGGTAGGAAAACCAGAGGTTTAAATTATAACGATGTAtcacagacttttctaccttccagatttcGGCAGGACTTTGAGAGTAAGGTGTATGGGAAAGACTTGTCTTTATTGAGGAAGGTATTTACAGAGAACAGAAGGGAGATTCTGGAATGGCGGCTTTAAGGGAGATAGCTCTCATAGGAGaagaggttcagagagagtcagtgggatattaccataaagatggggtgttgatgaggaggtggagaccagccactgtgcctgcaagtcaCGTGATGGTTCTgaaagtttacagggctgaaattttaaacatggcttacagtGTGCCTTTAGGTGCACCTcatggagtgagaaagacagtgaacaggattatgaaggaattttactggcctagttcaaggaaggatgttgtgaatttttaCAGCATTTGCCATACCTGTCATGTGGAGGGGAAATCTAATCAGGTTATTCAG from the Mobula birostris isolate sMobBir1 chromosome 13, sMobBir1.hap1, whole genome shotgun sequence genome contains:
- the LOC140208550 gene encoding uncharacterized protein, which translates into the protein MSHQRVHTGEQPFTCSDCGKEFTCSSKLKVHQRVHTGERPFICSECGKGFTQSYNLLTHQRVHTGERPFTCSDCGKGFTCSSKLKVHQRVHTGERPFICSDCGKGFTWSTDLLTHQSVHSGERPFTCSVCGKGFTCSSQLKVHQRVHTGTRPFPCSVCEKGFKFTRSSDLMSHQRVHTGEQPFTCSDCGKGFTCSSKLKVHQRVHTGERPFICSDCGKGFTWSTDLLTHQLVHSGERPFTCSVCGKGFTGSSKLKLHQRLHTGEWPFTCSECGRGFTRSSQLLVHKSVHTGERPFTCSVCGKGFTQSSQLKVHQRVHTGERPFTCSECGRGFTVSSELLIHKSVHTEERPFTCSVCGKGFTCSSQLKVHQRVHTGERPFTCSDCGKGFTRSSQLKVHQRVHTGERPFTCSVCGKGFTQSSQLKVHQKVHTGERPFTCSDCGKGFPRSSSLLVHMSVHTGEKPFTCSDCGKGFTQSSSLLVHMSVHTGERPFTCSDCGKGFTQSSQLKVHQRVHTGERPFICSDCGKGFTWSTDLLTHQLVHSGERPFTCSVCGKGFTCSSQLKVHQRVHTGERPFTCSDCGKGFTCSSQLKVHQRVHTGERPFTCSVCGKGFTGSSQLKVHQRFHTGEKPFTCSVCGKGFTTSSELKIHQRVHTGERPFTCSDCGKGFTCSSQLKVHQRVHTGARPFTCPDCGKGFTGSSKLKLHQRLHTGERPFTCSDCGKGFTQASELKVHQRVHTGERPFTCSECGRGFTRSSQLLVHKSVHTGERPFTCSVCGKGFTQSSQLKVHQRVHTGERPFTCSECGRGFTVSSELLIHKSVHTEERPFTCSVCGKGFTCSSQLKVHQRVHTGERPFTCSDCGKGFTRSSQLKVHQRVHTGERPFTCSVCGKGFTQSSQLKVHQKVHTGERPFTCSDCGKGFPRSSSLLVHMSVHTGEKPFTCSDCGKGFTQSSSLLVHMSVHTGERPFTCSDCGKGFTQSSQLKVHQRVHTGERPFTCSDCGKGFTQSSHLKVHQRVHTGERSFTCSVCGEGFTQSSQLKVHQKVHTGERPFTCSDCGEGFTCSFHLQRHQRVHTGERPFTCSDCGKGFTWSSQLQRHQQVHNG